In a single window of the Pedococcus dokdonensis genome:
- a CDS encoding nucleoside/nucleotide kinase family protein, producing MAEELDVAQLAGRARELVARVTGAGAGRAVLGITGAPGAGKTTLVERLLVELADTPPARVPGDWVAHVPMDGFHLSDAQLDRLGLRDRKGAPETFDAAGYAALLERVRSETAGTVYAPGFERTLEQPIAAALAVPPSARLVVTEGNYLLVDDPEWLRVRAAMDEVWYCDLSDRVRLERLVARHVEFGKSPDHAAAWVAAVDEGNARLVAQTRARADLVVTLSDSR from the coding sequence GTGGCTGAGGAACTGGACGTCGCGCAGCTGGCCGGGCGGGCCCGCGAGCTGGTCGCACGGGTGACCGGGGCCGGGGCCGGCCGGGCCGTGCTCGGCATCACCGGCGCGCCCGGCGCGGGGAAGACCACGCTCGTCGAGCGACTGCTGGTGGAGCTCGCGGACACGCCTCCTGCGAGGGTGCCGGGCGACTGGGTCGCGCACGTGCCGATGGACGGGTTCCACCTGTCCGACGCGCAGCTCGACCGACTGGGCCTGCGCGACCGCAAGGGTGCGCCGGAGACCTTCGATGCCGCCGGGTATGCCGCGCTGCTCGAGCGGGTGCGCTCCGAAACGGCGGGGACGGTCTACGCGCCGGGATTCGAGCGGACCCTGGAGCAACCGATCGCCGCGGCGCTGGCCGTGCCGCCGTCGGCCCGACTGGTCGTCACCGAGGGCAACTACCTGCTGGTGGACGACCCGGAGTGGTTGCGCGTGCGGGCCGCCATGGACGAGGTCTGGTACTGCGACCTGTCCGACCGGGTCCGGCTCGAGCGGCTGGTCGCGCGGCACGTGGAGTTCGGGAAGTCACCCGACCACGCCGCCGCCTGGGTGGCGGCGGTCGACGAGGGCAACGCCCGGCTCGTCGCGCAGACCCGCGCCCGCGCCGACCTCGTGGTCACCCTGTCTGACTCGAGGTGA
- a CDS encoding DUF389 domain-containing protein has protein sequence MLQLRITTPTDLTEQVLAVFAGDPAVSQLAVLEGASRLPAGDIVQVDVAREAANELIDRLGALDLPQRGTIHVEPVTTWVSKAGYDAERHTPGASADAVVWADVTQRAYEESELNWTYLAFMTLATLLAAIAIVVDSQVLVIGAMVLGPEFIAIAALGLALVRRRWTLFRLAARTLLVGFAVAISATTLAALAGRGLGWITVDDVTGPRPGTDFIYSPDKWSFIVALIAAAAGVLSLTSAKVGGLSGVFISVTTVPAAGNVALGIAFGASQEIWGSAIQLVLNITGMILAGWATLALQHVVWNRKAHHRRRLLSRHPSH, from the coding sequence ATGCTCCAGCTACGGATCACCACGCCGACCGACCTGACCGAACAAGTCCTCGCGGTATTCGCCGGGGATCCCGCCGTCAGCCAGCTGGCGGTCCTCGAAGGCGCGTCCCGCCTGCCGGCGGGCGACATCGTCCAGGTCGACGTGGCCCGCGAGGCAGCCAACGAGCTCATCGACCGACTCGGCGCACTAGACCTACCGCAACGCGGCACCATCCACGTCGAACCGGTGACCACGTGGGTATCCAAAGCCGGGTACGACGCCGAACGCCACACTCCCGGTGCCAGCGCTGACGCCGTCGTCTGGGCCGACGTGACCCAACGAGCCTACGAAGAGTCCGAGCTCAACTGGACCTACCTGGCGTTCATGACGCTCGCAACCCTGCTCGCCGCCATCGCCATCGTCGTCGACTCACAGGTCCTCGTCATCGGCGCCATGGTCCTCGGTCCGGAGTTCATCGCCATCGCCGCCCTCGGCCTGGCCCTGGTTCGCCGTCGATGGACCCTCTTTCGGCTGGCCGCCCGCACCCTGCTCGTCGGGTTCGCCGTCGCCATCAGCGCAACCACCCTCGCCGCCCTCGCCGGCCGCGGTCTCGGCTGGATCACCGTCGATGACGTCACCGGCCCCCGACCCGGCACCGACTTCATCTACTCCCCGGACAAGTGGTCCTTCATCGTCGCGCTCATCGCCGCAGCCGCAGGCGTGCTGTCCTTGACCTCCGCCAAGGTCGGTGGGCTGTCCGGGGTCTTCATCTCCGTCACCACGGTCCCCGCCGCCGGGAACGTCGCCCTCGGCATCGCCTTCGGCGCCAGCCAGGAGATCTGGGGCAGTGCCATCCAGCTGGTCCTCAACATCACCGGCATGATCCTCGCCGGCTGGGCCACCCTCGCGCTCCAACACGTCGTCTGGAACCGCAAAGCGCACCACCGCCGACGACTCCTCAGCCGCCACCCCAGCCACTGA
- a CDS encoding serine hydrolase, with protein sequence MKTQTPKPSPKPSASKPRTSLKGDPNDAFAFAPLSNPGNVTIEGSVSSYKAWSTSKVLVVAAFLDAACDGDPAKASAQQKRWVTAALTASDGDAVVALRNDIPGSPGAAITRVLRSIGDTRTVAPDASQGGMQWTIREQVRFMAALSSGRVVSKSASAYILSSMRPISAHRWGLGTIGAGPFKGGWLRSDTVTRQMGIVDGYAVAIITDHQGPAVVQTDGDAAHVEQMNYLAKVLKRRLALESGG encoded by the coding sequence GTGAAGACCCAGACCCCCAAGCCCTCGCCCAAGCCGTCCGCGAGCAAGCCGCGCACGAGTCTCAAGGGCGACCCCAACGACGCGTTCGCGTTCGCGCCCCTGAGCAACCCGGGCAACGTGACGATCGAGGGATCGGTGTCCAGCTACAAGGCCTGGTCGACCTCGAAGGTGCTCGTCGTCGCGGCCTTCCTCGACGCCGCCTGCGACGGTGACCCGGCCAAGGCGAGCGCCCAGCAGAAGCGCTGGGTCACGGCCGCGCTCACCGCCTCGGACGGCGACGCCGTGGTCGCCCTCCGCAACGACATCCCCGGCAGCCCGGGGGCCGCCATCACCCGGGTGCTGCGTTCGATCGGCGACACCCGCACCGTCGCCCCCGACGCGTCGCAGGGTGGGATGCAGTGGACCATCCGCGAGCAGGTGCGGTTCATGGCCGCGCTCAGCTCGGGGCGCGTCGTGTCCAAGTCCGCGAGCGCCTACATCCTGTCGTCGATGCGCCCCATCTCGGCTCACCGGTGGGGGCTCGGCACCATCGGTGCGGGACCGTTCAAGGGTGGCTGGCTGCGCAGCGACACCGTCACCCGCCAGATGGGCATCGTCGACGGGTATGCCGTGGCGATCATCACCGACCACCAGGGCCCTGCGGTGGTCCAGACCGACGGCGACGCGGCGCACGTGGAGCAGATGAACTACCTCGCGAAGGTGCTCAAGCGCCGGCTGGCGCTCGAGTCCGGGGGCTGA
- a CDS encoding DUF429 domain-containing protein produces the protein MAGDESSGGAASGTRDVRDLSRRLVEHATALAGLFDDSASDGGPVDAGAVDATLAAARSTVAELEEAVAASRAAPGSGSQALPPVVVSAPVLGVDACKAGWVGAILEPGAPRPRVAVAATIEALVETVRQSLAIQVVAIDIPIGLPDSTLRLADSLARKSLRGKASSVFTTLTRAAYAEPTRADADPVNRALTGQGVGAQAFGLRAKILEVDAWVHSRPTVRVLEAHPELCFATMTGAPISPGKKTDEGRAARLAALRAAGLASPSVLSGSGYAADDVLDACAAAWTAARWVNGEAHSLPDPPETFSDGIPAAIWT, from the coding sequence ATGGCGGGTGACGAGTCGTCGGGTGGTGCGGCCTCGGGGACGCGGGATGTGCGCGACCTGTCGCGGCGGTTGGTCGAGCACGCGACCGCCCTCGCGGGCCTGTTCGACGACTCCGCGTCCGACGGAGGTCCCGTCGACGCGGGTGCGGTCGACGCCACCCTGGCTGCGGCCCGCTCCACCGTGGCGGAGCTCGAGGAGGCCGTGGCCGCGTCCCGGGCCGCACCAGGCTCGGGCTCGCAGGCGCTGCCGCCCGTCGTCGTGTCGGCGCCGGTGCTGGGGGTCGACGCGTGCAAGGCCGGCTGGGTGGGGGCGATCCTCGAGCCCGGCGCTCCGCGGCCGCGGGTCGCAGTGGCGGCCACCATCGAAGCCCTGGTCGAGACGGTCCGTCAGTCGCTGGCGATCCAGGTGGTGGCGATCGACATCCCGATCGGGTTGCCGGACTCGACCCTCCGGCTGGCCGACTCGCTCGCGCGGAAGTCGTTGCGGGGCAAGGCATCCTCGGTCTTCACGACGCTGACTCGTGCCGCCTATGCAGAGCCGACCCGCGCCGACGCAGACCCGGTCAACCGCGCGTTGACCGGTCAGGGGGTGGGCGCGCAGGCGTTCGGCCTGCGCGCCAAGATCCTCGAGGTGGACGCGTGGGTGCACAGCCGCCCGACGGTGCGAGTGCTCGAGGCACACCCCGAGCTCTGCTTCGCGACCATGACCGGTGCGCCGATCTCGCCGGGGAAGAAGACCGACGAGGGCAGGGCGGCGCGGCTCGCCGCCCTGCGAGCTGCGGGACTCGCCTCACCGTCGGTGCTGTCCGGCAGCGGGTATGCGGCCGACGACGTCCTCGACGCCTGCGCCGCCGCGTGGACGGCGGCCAGGTGGGTGAACGGCGAGGCGCACTCGCTGCCGGATCCGCCGGAGACCTTCTCGGACGGCATACCCGCCGCGATCTGGACGTGA
- a CDS encoding DUF2277 domain-containing protein has product MCRNIRQLHNFEPAATTDEVRAAALQYVRKVSGSTRPSAANQAAFDEAVAEVAHATQHLLDHLTTSAPPKDREVEAAKAKARAQARYGAA; this is encoded by the coding sequence ATGTGCCGCAACATCCGCCAACTGCACAACTTCGAGCCCGCCGCCACGACCGACGAGGTCCGCGCCGCCGCCCTCCAGTACGTCCGGAAGGTCAGCGGCAGCACCAGGCCGAGTGCCGCCAACCAGGCCGCCTTCGACGAGGCGGTGGCCGAGGTCGCGCACGCGACCCAGCACCTGCTCGACCACCTCACCACGAGCGCGCCACCCAAGGACCGCGAGGTCGAGGCCGCCAAGGCGAAGGCCCGCGCCCAGGCGCGTTACGGGGCCGCCTGA
- a CDS encoding DinB family protein, with amino-acid sequence MASKAQQYPDMWVDPEDDPRETETTTATDERSVLLEYLRHFRLTFEMKCEGLDAEQLARRSVEPSSMSLLGLLRHLAAVEQTWFRITMAGEDVPRLWGKDQDRDADFDGAVADDEVVAEAWEAWRREVEYAVAFVERAESLELLSTHPTRGPITLRELLVHLIEEYARHCGHADLIRERVDGRTGQ; translated from the coding sequence ATGGCATCGAAGGCGCAGCAGTACCCCGACATGTGGGTCGATCCCGAGGACGACCCCCGCGAGACCGAGACCACCACGGCGACGGACGAGCGGAGCGTGCTGCTCGAGTACCTCCGGCACTTCCGGCTCACCTTCGAGATGAAGTGCGAGGGGCTCGATGCCGAGCAGCTCGCCCGCCGGTCGGTCGAGCCGTCCTCGATGTCGTTGCTGGGCCTGCTGCGGCACCTGGCCGCGGTGGAGCAGACCTGGTTCCGGATCACGATGGCGGGTGAGGACGTGCCGCGGCTGTGGGGCAAGGACCAGGACCGCGATGCCGACTTCGACGGGGCGGTGGCGGACGACGAGGTCGTCGCCGAGGCCTGGGAGGCCTGGCGCCGCGAGGTGGAGTATGCCGTGGCGTTCGTCGAGCGCGCCGAGTCGCTCGAGCTGCTCAGCACCCATCCGACACGGGGCCCGATCACGTTGCGGGAGCTGCTGGTGCACCTGATCGAGGAGTACGCGCGGCACTGTGGGCACGCCGACCTGATCCGCGAACGGGTGGACGGGCGCACCGGCCAGTAG
- a CDS encoding DUF4232 domain-containing protein produces the protein MGSRGGVGRGVLRWAPTAAVLAGLLGLLVVGWRYAQYVPVFGDDVCRSRGFCDERAIALTRRELSWWYLASAVLAVVGIVVTAIRRSWRRRNLPDYVPTLGVARHTGMAALLTFAGLGWFVATFVFWLFGGAPLVLAVSACWLVGLAWGLDRLHRRAAPGESTGATLLVSSAAAVTGAALALSAFALVYQLGGKGQLVLPPLGALLGVLAVVALARVPRSGTTLAVGAAVVAVLVGAGVMASFDAGRDSVRSLRDAFHPWVPTAAEVAESANPQPPPGEGPRPPGVPAPSPTTKRTPVVKASRPCGPTDLTLQATGWDAAMGDTSVTIVATNQSSTACWVQGHPSLRLLQGGVDLHLEVGTPKTSAYGEPLRAQRVGVAPGGDALFGWWWKGYRNAADQETPQTVVLDLGRGAPLRLELPRDPHLVDVVDGAKVDVTPWGPRVD, from the coding sequence GTGGGGAGTCGAGGGGGTGTGGGTCGGGGCGTGCTGCGCTGGGCACCGACCGCCGCGGTGCTGGCCGGGTTGCTGGGGCTGCTCGTCGTGGGGTGGCGGTACGCGCAGTACGTCCCCGTGTTCGGCGACGACGTGTGCCGCAGCCGAGGGTTCTGCGACGAGCGGGCGATCGCGCTGACCCGCCGGGAGCTGTCCTGGTGGTACCTCGCCTCGGCGGTGCTCGCGGTCGTCGGGATCGTGGTCACGGCGATCCGTCGCTCGTGGCGGCGGCGCAACCTCCCTGACTACGTGCCCACCCTGGGCGTGGCTCGCCACACCGGGATGGCCGCGCTGCTGACCTTCGCAGGGCTGGGATGGTTCGTCGCAACCTTCGTGTTCTGGCTGTTCGGCGGGGCTCCTCTCGTCCTGGCGGTCTCCGCCTGCTGGCTGGTCGGTCTGGCCTGGGGCCTCGACCGCCTGCACCGCCGAGCCGCGCCGGGCGAGTCGACCGGGGCCACGCTCCTCGTCTCCTCGGCCGCTGCTGTGACCGGCGCGGCCCTGGCACTGTCGGCCTTCGCGCTCGTCTACCAGCTCGGCGGCAAGGGTCAGCTGGTCCTGCCCCCGCTCGGCGCGCTCCTCGGCGTGCTCGCCGTCGTGGCGCTGGCCCGCGTGCCACGCAGCGGCACCACGCTCGCCGTCGGTGCTGCCGTCGTCGCCGTCCTGGTCGGCGCCGGCGTGATGGCCTCGTTCGACGCCGGCCGCGACTCGGTCCGCTCCCTGCGGGACGCGTTCCACCCCTGGGTCCCGACCGCTGCCGAGGTCGCCGAGTCGGCCAACCCCCAGCCCCCGCCCGGGGAGGGCCCGCGCCCGCCCGGCGTCCCGGCCCCCAGCCCCACCACCAAGCGGACCCCGGTGGTGAAGGCCTCTCGGCCGTGTGGGCCGACCGACCTCACCCTGCAGGCCACCGGCTGGGACGCGGCGATGGGTGACACCTCCGTCACCATCGTCGCCACCAACCAGTCGTCGACCGCCTGCTGGGTGCAGGGCCACCCGTCGCTGCGGCTGCTCCAGGGCGGCGTCGACCTGCACCTCGAGGTGGGCACCCCGAAGACCAGCGCCTACGGCGAGCCGCTGCGGGCGCAGCGGGTCGGGGTGGCGCCCGGCGGTGACGCGTTGTTCGGCTGGTGGTGGAAGGGCTACCGGAACGCCGCCGACCAGGAGACCCCGCAGACCGTCGTGCTCGACCTCGGGCGGGGGGCGCCGCTGCGGCTCGAGCTGCCGCGCGACCCCCACCTGGTCGACGTGGTCGACGGCGCGAAGGTCGATGTCACCCCTTGGGGTCCGCGGGTCGACTGA
- a CDS encoding flavin-containing monooxygenase produces MPYLVKPGRRPAPATGPIAPDPSLPRACVIGAGSSGLAAAKALHQARVPFDCFERGSVVGGNWVYDNPNGLSACYETLEINTSGPRMAFSDFPMPADYPAYARHDQVAAYFNAYVDHFGFRDRITFDTTVTDVSRGPGQTWLVTTSGPDGEHVREYDAVLVANGHHWDARWPHPAYPGSFDGEQIHAHDYRSSAQLAGRDVVVVGSGNSALDIAVEAGKVARSANLSQRRGQWVLRKHLLGRPTDQVVLPGWLPWWATAARLRLGALLSGNVAKLGLPQPHHKPGQSHPVQSEGIRDALSSGRVAPRPAIERLDGDHVVFADGSRVPADLIVWATGYRVTFPFLDPALVAAKDNDLPLWKRTVHPDLPGLYFVGLLQPVGAVMPLAQAQGEWIAQILRGRYVSPPVAEVRRQMRADHKRNRRQFYQSARHTMEVDFDHYLWDLRRELRRGFDRARAAR; encoded by the coding sequence ATGCCCTACCTCGTGAAGCCCGGTCGCCGCCCCGCCCCGGCCACGGGACCGATCGCCCCCGACCCGTCCCTGCCGCGCGCCTGCGTCATCGGCGCGGGCTCGTCCGGCCTGGCCGCCGCCAAGGCCCTGCACCAGGCGCGCGTGCCGTTCGACTGCTTCGAGCGGGGCAGCGTCGTCGGTGGCAACTGGGTCTACGACAACCCCAACGGTCTGTCGGCCTGTTACGAGACGTTGGAGATCAACACCTCGGGGCCGCGGATGGCCTTCTCGGACTTCCCGATGCCGGCTGACTACCCCGCCTACGCGCGGCACGACCAGGTCGCCGCCTACTTCAACGCGTACGTCGACCACTTCGGCTTCCGCGACCGAATCACCTTCGACACCACCGTCACCGACGTCTCACGCGGACCCGGCCAGACCTGGTTGGTCACCACCAGCGGGCCGGACGGCGAGCACGTCCGGGAGTACGACGCGGTGCTCGTCGCGAACGGCCACCACTGGGACGCGCGGTGGCCGCACCCGGCATACCCGGGGTCGTTCGACGGCGAGCAGATCCACGCGCACGACTACCGCTCGAGTGCACAGCTGGCCGGCCGCGACGTCGTGGTCGTCGGTTCGGGCAACTCTGCCCTCGACATCGCGGTCGAGGCCGGCAAGGTCGCCCGCTCCGCCAACCTGTCGCAGCGGCGCGGCCAGTGGGTGCTGCGCAAGCACCTGCTGGGGCGCCCGACCGACCAGGTGGTGCTGCCCGGCTGGTTGCCCTGGTGGGCCACGGCGGCACGGCTGCGACTCGGCGCCCTGCTGTCCGGCAACGTCGCGAAGCTCGGTCTCCCGCAACCGCACCACAAGCCCGGCCAGTCGCACCCGGTGCAGTCCGAGGGCATCCGTGACGCCCTCAGCTCCGGCCGGGTCGCCCCGCGCCCGGCGATCGAACGGCTCGATGGCGACCACGTCGTCTTCGCCGACGGCAGCAGGGTGCCGGCCGACCTGATCGTCTGGGCGACCGGGTACCGGGTGACCTTCCCGTTCCTCGACCCCGCGCTGGTCGCCGCGAAGGACAACGACCTGCCGCTCTGGAAGCGCACCGTGCACCCCGACCTGCCCGGCCTCTACTTCGTGGGGCTGCTGCAACCGGTCGGCGCCGTCATGCCGTTGGCGCAGGCGCAGGGGGAGTGGATCGCGCAGATCCTCCGCGGCCGGTACGTCTCGCCGCCGGTGGCCGAGGTGCGCCGCCAGATGCGGGCCGACCACAAGCGCAACCGGCGGCAGTTCTACCAGTCCGCGCGGCACACCATGGAGGTCGACTTCGACCACTACCTCTGGGACCTGCGTCGCGAGCTGCGCCGTGGGTTCGACCGCGCCCGAGCCGCGCGGTGA
- the dnaB gene encoding replicative DNA helicase, whose amino-acid sequence MSLAELSTSAFGTGGDGPPPSDERVPPQDVHAEQSVLGGMLLSKDAIADCVEGLRGVDFYRPAHELIYDAILDLYGRGEPADAITVSDELSKRGDLQRVGGQAYLHTLIQAVPTAANAGYYAEIVSERAVLRRLVEAGTRIVQLGYQQGNGDVEDIVNAAQAEVYAVADKRGGEDYHALGDILEETLNEIEVAAGRTDEMIGVPTGFIELDELTHGLHPGQMIVLAARPAVGKSTMGLDIARAAAIKHKMATAVFSLEMSRSEITMRVLSAEAQIQLQDLRKGTIGDQGWKKLARIMGQISDSPLFIDDSPNMSLMEIRAKCRRLKQQHNLKLVVIDYLQLMSSGKKVESRQQEVSEFSRALKLLAKELEVPVIAISQLNRGPEQRTDKRPQMSDLRESGSIEQDADMVVLLHRDKSDPGREGEADVIVAKHRNGPTKDIVLAFQGHYSRFANMARDGF is encoded by the coding sequence GTGTCTCTTGCGGAGCTGAGCACGAGTGCGTTCGGCACCGGTGGCGATGGTCCGCCACCGAGTGACGAGCGGGTTCCGCCCCAGGACGTGCACGCCGAGCAGTCCGTCCTCGGCGGCATGCTGCTCTCCAAGGACGCCATCGCCGACTGCGTCGAGGGGCTGCGCGGTGTCGACTTCTACCGGCCGGCTCACGAGCTGATCTACGACGCGATCCTCGACCTCTACGGGCGGGGTGAGCCGGCCGACGCGATCACCGTCTCCGACGAGCTGTCCAAGCGCGGCGACCTGCAGCGGGTCGGTGGCCAGGCCTACCTGCACACCCTGATCCAGGCGGTGCCGACCGCGGCCAACGCCGGCTACTACGCCGAGATCGTCAGCGAGCGCGCCGTCCTGCGGCGGCTGGTCGAGGCCGGCACCCGGATCGTGCAGCTCGGCTACCAGCAGGGCAACGGCGACGTCGAGGACATCGTCAACGCCGCCCAGGCGGAGGTGTATGCCGTCGCGGACAAGCGCGGTGGCGAGGACTACCACGCGCTCGGCGACATCCTCGAGGAGACGCTCAACGAGATCGAGGTCGCCGCCGGTCGCACCGACGAGATGATCGGGGTGCCCACCGGGTTCATCGAGCTCGACGAGCTGACCCACGGCCTGCACCCCGGCCAGATGATCGTGCTCGCCGCGCGTCCCGCCGTCGGCAAGTCGACGATGGGGCTCGACATCGCCCGGGCCGCAGCGATCAAGCACAAGATGGCCACGGCCGTCTTCTCGCTCGAGATGAGCCGCTCCGAGATCACCATGCGCGTGCTCTCGGCCGAGGCGCAGATCCAGCTCCAGGACCTGCGCAAGGGCACCATCGGCGACCAGGGCTGGAAGAAGCTGGCCCGGATCATGGGGCAGATCAGCGACTCGCCGCTGTTCATCGACGACTCCCCGAACATGTCGCTGATGGAGATCCGCGCCAAGTGCCGGCGGCTCAAGCAGCAGCACAACCTCAAGCTCGTCGTCATCGACTACCTCCAGCTGATGAGCTCGGGCAAGAAGGTCGAGTCGCGCCAGCAGGAGGTCTCCGAGTTCTCGCGAGCGCTCAAGCTGCTCGCCAAGGAGCTCGAGGTTCCGGTGATCGCGATCAGCCAGCTGAACCGTGGACCCGAGCAGCGCACCGACAAGCGCCCGCAGATGTCCGACCTGCGTGAGTCCGGCTCGATCGAGCAGGACGCCGACATGGTGGTGCTGCTGCACCGCGACAAGTCCGACCCGGGTCGCGAGGGGGAGGCCGACGTGATCGTGGCCAAGCACCGTAACGGCCCCACCAAGGACATCGTGCTGGCCTTCCAGGGGCACTACTCCCGGTTCGCCAACATGGCCCGCGACGGCTTCTGA
- a CDS encoding DNA glycosylase AlkZ-like family protein, producing the protein MRLSRQDARRIAVGAQLLDEPRPTDLLDVVRRLSAVQVDLTAAVAPSADLVCWSRLGRSYRIGDLDDLFQERRVVELRGFLRPAEDIALHRAEMEAWPGPEPLVDWQMDVADWVSANDECRLDILDQLESEAPLSARQLPDSCVVPWRSTGWTNNKNTQRMLDFMESRGEVAVASRAGRERQWDLASRIYPDTRAVPAAEAEVERARRRLAALGIARAKAVETQAEPHDVGSVGVVAVVEGLRGQWQVDPEQLSQLGEPFRGRTVLLSPLDRLVFDRKRMTELFEFDYQLEMYKPAAKRRWGYWALPILHGDRLVGKLDATADLDGGVLRVDAVHEDEPFPAALRKAVDREISELASWLGLTVAR; encoded by the coding sequence GTGCGGCTGTCTCGGCAGGACGCGCGACGGATCGCGGTGGGGGCGCAGCTGCTCGACGAGCCGCGGCCCACCGACCTGCTCGACGTGGTGCGCCGGCTGTCCGCGGTGCAGGTCGACCTCACCGCCGCCGTCGCGCCCAGCGCCGACCTGGTCTGTTGGAGCCGGTTGGGTCGGTCGTACCGGATCGGCGACCTCGACGACCTGTTCCAGGAGCGCCGGGTGGTCGAGCTGCGGGGCTTCCTGCGACCGGCTGAGGACATCGCTCTGCACCGGGCCGAGATGGAAGCCTGGCCGGGACCCGAGCCGCTGGTCGACTGGCAGATGGACGTCGCCGACTGGGTGTCCGCGAACGACGAGTGCCGGCTCGACATCCTCGACCAGCTCGAGTCGGAGGCTCCGCTGTCGGCGCGGCAGCTGCCCGACTCCTGCGTCGTGCCGTGGCGCTCGACCGGCTGGACCAACAACAAGAACACCCAGCGGATGCTCGACTTCATGGAGTCCCGCGGTGAGGTCGCCGTGGCCAGCCGGGCCGGTCGCGAGCGGCAGTGGGACCTGGCCTCGCGGATCTACCCCGACACCCGCGCCGTCCCGGCCGCGGAAGCCGAGGTCGAGCGGGCCCGCCGACGGCTGGCGGCGCTGGGAATCGCACGAGCCAAGGCGGTCGAGACGCAGGCCGAGCCGCACGACGTCGGGTCGGTCGGGGTGGTCGCGGTGGTCGAGGGCCTGCGTGGGCAGTGGCAGGTGGACCCCGAGCAGCTCTCGCAGCTGGGCGAACCGTTCCGGGGTCGGACCGTGCTGCTGTCGCCGCTCGACCGGCTGGTGTTCGACCGCAAGCGGATGACTGAGCTGTTCGAGTTCGACTACCAGCTGGAGATGTACAAGCCGGCCGCCAAGCGCCGGTGGGGCTACTGGGCGTTGCCGATCCTGCACGGCGACCGCCTGGTCGGGAAGCTCGACGCCACCGCCGACCTCGACGGTGGGGTGTTGCGCGTCGACGCCGTGCACGAGGACGAGCCGTTCCCCGCGGCCCTGCGCAAGGCCGTCGACCGCGAGATCTCCGAGCTGGCCAGCTGGCTGGGACTCACGGTCGCGCGCTGA
- a CDS encoding cysteine desulfurase-like protein, with the protein MQATPEAQATPAYDVESLRAQFPALQGGAAHFDGPGGSQTPLAVADAIARQLTSPMSTRGEVTVAERNSDAAVVAARQALGDMMGTDPGGVVFGRSMTALTFELARTLAQDWGPGDEVVVSRLDHDANIRPWVLAAEQAGATVRWTEFDASTGELAPEAFAAVVTERTRLVAVTAASNLIGTMPDLRAIAALAHDHDALLFVDAVHLAPHGLIDREAWGADVVTCSPYKFFGPHCGALAAAPEFLESLHPDKLVPSSDAVPERFELGTLPYELMAGVTAAIDVVAGIVPGDGSRRDRLHRSLAAVATHELQLRAQLEHALVELPGVTIHSRAARRTPTLLLTFDGNESKDVSRQLAARGVNAPAGHFYALEASRALGLGDSGGLRIGLASYTNSDDLDRLLTGLHEALEP; encoded by the coding sequence ATGCAGGCAACCCCCGAAGCCCAGGCCACCCCCGCCTACGACGTCGAGTCGCTGCGCGCGCAGTTCCCGGCGCTGCAGGGTGGGGCGGCGCACTTCGACGGCCCGGGCGGCTCGCAGACCCCGCTGGCGGTCGCCGACGCGATCGCGCGCCAGCTCACCAGCCCGATGTCGACCCGCGGCGAGGTCACCGTGGCCGAACGCAACTCCGACGCCGCAGTGGTCGCTGCACGGCAGGCGCTCGGAGACATGATGGGCACCGACCCGGGCGGCGTGGTCTTCGGGCGCAGCATGACGGCGCTGACCTTCGAGCTGGCCCGCACCCTCGCGCAGGACTGGGGCCCCGGCGACGAGGTGGTCGTGAGCCGGCTCGACCACGACGCCAACATCCGCCCGTGGGTCCTGGCTGCCGAGCAGGCCGGTGCCACGGTGCGCTGGACTGAGTTCGACGCCTCGACCGGCGAGCTGGCGCCCGAGGCGTTCGCGGCCGTCGTGACCGAGCGCACCCGCCTCGTGGCCGTCACCGCCGCCTCGAACCTGATCGGCACGATGCCCGACCTGCGTGCCATCGCGGCACTCGCCCACGACCACGACGCCCTCCTCTTCGTCGATGCCGTCCACCTCGCACCGCACGGCCTCATCGACCGGGAGGCCTGGGGGGCGGACGTGGTGACCTGCTCGCCATACAAGTTCTTCGGGCCGCACTGCGGCGCCCTCGCCGCCGCGCCCGAGTTCCTGGAGTCGCTCCACCCCGACAAGCTGGTGCCGTCGTCCGACGCCGTGCCTGAACGGTTCGAGCTCGGGACCCTGCCCTACGAGCTGATGGCCGGCGTCACCGCAGCGATCGACGTGGTCGCCGGCATCGTGCCCGGCGACGGCTCGCGTCGCGACCGGCTGCACAGGTCGCTGGCTGCGGTTGCCACGCATGAGCTCCAGCTCCGCGCGCAGCTCGAGCATGCGCTCGTCGAGCTGCCGGGCGTGACCATCCACTCCCGCGCCGCTCGCCGGACGCCCACGCTGTTGCTGACCTTCGACGGCAATGAGAGCAAGGATGTCTCGCGGCAGCTCGCGGCCCGCGGCGTCAACGCGCCGGCCGGGCACTTCTACGCCCTCGAGGCCTCGCGCGCCCTCGGGCTCGGCGACTCCGGCGGCCTGCGGATCGGGCTCGCCTCCTACACGAACTCCGACGACCTCGACCGCCTGCTCACCGGCCTGCACGAGGCGCTCGAGCCCTGA